One Synechococcus sp. JA-2-3B'a(2-13) genomic window carries:
- a CDS encoding IS5-like element ISSoc13 family transposase (programmed frameshift): MKLVFLDENKWQKILAFLQTEERVNIGKEANCKQFIEAVLWIARSGAPWRYLPEGYGKWYTIYQRFHRWSRFGVWERMFKYFIDDPDLEHLIIDSTMVRAHSCAAGKKGEQALGRSRGGYSTKIHVSVDGLGNPLELRITGGEKSDITQGEELIEGWQRKDTKVIGDKGYDADKLIEKIGEAQAVIPPKRNRKTQRHYDKHLYKERHLIECFFHKLKQYRHLFSRFDKLARNFLSFLYLVSALFWLK, encoded by the exons ATGAAGTTGGTTTTTTTAGATGAAAACAAATGGCAGAAGATATTGGCTTTTTTACAGACAGAAGAGAGAGTTAACATTGGGAAAGAAGCAAACTGCAAGCAGTTTATTGAAGCAGTTCTTTGGATAGCCCGTTCCGGTGCTCCTTGGCGCTACCTCCCAGAAGGATATGGCAAATGGTACACCATCTATCAAAGATTCCACCGGTGGAGTCGTTTTGGAGTGTGGGAACGGATGTTCAAGTATTTTATTGACGACCCTGATTTAGAGCATCTCATTATTGATTCAACCATGGTTCGAGCGCACTCCTGTGCTGCCGGAA AAAAAGGGGAGCAAGCTTTGGGGAGAAGCCGAGGCGGATACAGCACCAAGATTCATGTGAGTGTAGATGGGTTGGGAAATCCGCTGGAATTGAGAATAACTGGCGGAGAAAAGAGCGATATTACTCAAGGGGAAGAATTGATAGAGGGCTGGCAGAGAAAGGATACCAAAGTAATTGGGGATAAAGGATATGATGCGGATAAGTTGATTGAGAAGATAGGGGAAGCTCAAGCGGTTATTCCGCCTAAAAGGAATAGAAAGACGCAGCGGCATTATGACAAGCATCTGTATAAAGAGAGGCATTTAATCGAATGCTTTTTTCATAAGTTAAAGCAGTACCGGCATCTATTTTCTCGTTTTGACAAATTGGCCAGGAACTTCTTGAGTTTTCTCTATCTCGTCAGTGCTCTCTTTTGGCTCAAATGA
- the rbfA gene encoding 30S ribosome-binding factor RbfA → MATARRVARVAELIKREVSQILLSEIKDDRVGAGMVSIVDVEVSNDLQNARIFVSIYGDETAQHQAMEGLAAATPFVRREIGQRLSLRRVPTVVFLQDRSLERGSRVLALLNQLRPTFEAKAQTGVEEPLENTAEGEENPSGGE, encoded by the coding sequence ATGGCGACAGCGCGACGGGTGGCACGGGTAGCAGAGCTGATCAAACGAGAGGTCAGCCAAATCCTGCTCTCGGAGATCAAAGATGACCGGGTTGGGGCAGGGATGGTCAGCATTGTGGATGTCGAGGTTTCCAATGACCTGCAAAACGCCCGCATCTTCGTCAGCATTTATGGGGATGAGACAGCTCAACACCAAGCTATGGAAGGGCTAGCAGCGGCCACACCCTTTGTGCGGCGGGAAATCGGCCAGCGCCTCAGCCTGCGACGGGTGCCAACGGTGGTGTTTTTGCAGGATCGCTCTTTGGAGCGGGGATCCCGCGTTTTGGCTCTGCTTAACCAACTGAGACCGACCTTTGAGGCCAAGGCCCAGACTGGGGTTGAGGAACCGCTAGAGAACACCGCCGAGGGCGAAGAAAACCCATCGGGCGGTGAATAA
- a CDS encoding cryptochrome/photolyase family protein, with amino-acid sequence MTSPVLLWHRRDLRLGDNTALHEAAQRSSQVVPVFIFDPQMLRRSDMAPARVAFLLQALQELQERYAQMGIPLIWRLGDPSVELRCLAIDLGARAVFWNADGEPFALQQESRVQASLAAAGIQSFSYQDMLLHGPGEVLTQAGEPYSVFTPFWRRWASLPKPDPYPIPKGLQPVSGLKAQPLPTLADLGFVCDQRIPAAGEAAAQALLEDFCQGLRILDYERARNFPAEPGTSLLSPHLCWGTIGIRQVWQATREVEAEVRSQEAESSLQTWRQELCWREFYKHVLAHWPHVETGAYRRAFDALEWDNRQDWFQAWCTGQTGYPIVDAAMRQLNETGWMHNRCRMIVASFLTKDLLIDWRWGERYFMQKLVDGDLAANNGGWQWSASVGTDPKPLRIFNPATQAARYDPEGEYIRRYLPELARLDTPALLWVGDDPKGAWALRERRSCGYPDPIVDHKVQQQAFKRRYQAVQQAYSRSVRDGLPPPS; translated from the coding sequence ATGACTTCCCCCGTTTTGCTTTGGCATCGTCGCGATCTGCGGTTAGGGGACAACACAGCCCTGCATGAGGCAGCCCAGCGCAGCTCCCAGGTGGTGCCTGTCTTCATTTTCGACCCGCAGATGCTGAGACGGTCGGACATGGCCCCAGCTAGGGTGGCCTTTTTGCTTCAGGCTTTGCAAGAGCTCCAAGAGCGCTACGCCCAGATGGGGATCCCACTGATCTGGCGGCTGGGGGATCCCTCGGTGGAGTTGCGGTGCTTGGCCATAGACCTGGGAGCCAGGGCCGTGTTTTGGAATGCCGATGGGGAGCCGTTCGCCCTACAGCAAGAGAGTCGAGTGCAGGCCAGTTTGGCCGCAGCCGGGATCCAGTCCTTCTCCTACCAAGACATGCTGCTGCACGGGCCGGGGGAAGTGTTGACCCAGGCGGGGGAGCCCTATTCGGTCTTCACTCCCTTCTGGCGCAGGTGGGCGAGCTTGCCCAAGCCGGATCCCTACCCGATTCCCAAAGGGCTACAACCGGTGTCCGGTCTGAAGGCGCAGCCTCTGCCCACTTTGGCAGATTTGGGCTTTGTCTGCGACCAGCGGATCCCAGCAGCGGGGGAAGCAGCAGCTCAGGCCCTTTTGGAAGACTTTTGTCAGGGTTTGCGCATTTTGGACTACGAGCGAGCCCGCAACTTCCCGGCTGAGCCGGGCACTTCTCTACTGAGCCCCCACTTGTGCTGGGGAACGATCGGCATTCGCCAGGTGTGGCAAGCCACGCGGGAGGTGGAAGCCGAGGTGCGCAGCCAAGAGGCCGAAAGCAGCTTGCAAACTTGGCGGCAGGAGCTGTGCTGGCGAGAGTTTTACAAGCATGTCTTGGCCCACTGGCCCCACGTGGAAACCGGAGCCTATCGACGAGCCTTCGACGCCCTGGAGTGGGACAATCGGCAGGACTGGTTTCAGGCCTGGTGCACCGGTCAGACGGGCTACCCCATCGTGGATGCGGCCATGCGCCAACTGAACGAAACTGGCTGGATGCACAACCGCTGCCGCATGATTGTGGCCAGCTTCCTGACCAAGGATCTGCTTATCGATTGGCGCTGGGGGGAACGCTACTTTATGCAAAAGCTGGTGGATGGGGATCTGGCGGCCAATAACGGCGGTTGGCAGTGGAGCGCCAGTGTGGGCACGGATCCCAAGCCCCTGCGCATTTTCAACCCGGCCACGCAAGCAGCCCGCTATGACCCGGAAGGAGAGTACATCCGTCGCTATCTGCCGGAGCTGGCACGGCTGGATACGCCGGCTCTGCTGTGGGTGGGAGATGACCCCAAGGGAGCCTGGGCTTTGCGGGAACGGCGAAGTTGTGGCTATCCGGATCCCATTGTGGATCACAAGGTGCAGCAGCAGGCGTTCAAACGGCGCTACCAGGCGGTGCAGCAGGCCTACTCTAGGTCTGTTCGAGACGGTCTCCCCCCTCCTTCCTAG
- a CDS encoding IS5-like element ISSoc13 family transposase (programmed frameshift): MKLVFLDENKWQKILAFLQTEERVNIGKEANCKQFIEAVLWIARSGAPWRYLPEGYGKWYTIYQRFHRWSRFGVWERMFKYFIDDPDLEHLIIDSTMVRAHSCAAGKKGEQALGRSRGGYSTKIHVSVDGLGNPLELRITGGEKSDITQGEELIEGWQRKDTKVIGDKGYDADKLIEKIGEAQAVIPPKRNRKTQRHYDKHLYKERHLIECFFHKLKQYRHLFSRFDKLARNFLSFLYLVSALFWLK, encoded by the exons ATGAAGTTGGTTTTTTTAGATGAAAACAAATGGCAGAAGATATTGGCTTTTTTACAGACAGAAGAGAGAGTTAACATTGGGAAAGAAGCAAACTGCAAACAGTTTATTGAAGCAGTTCTTTGGATAGCCCGTTCCGGTGCTCCTTGGCGCTACCTCCCAGAAGGATATGGCAAATGGTACACCATCTATCAAAGATTCCACCGGTGGAGTCGTTTTGGAGTGTGGGAACGGATGTTCAAGTATTTTATTGACGACCCTGATTTAGAGCATCTCATTATTGATTCAACCATGGTTCGAGCGCACTCCTGTGCTGCCGGAA AAAAAGGGGAGCAAGCTTTGGGGAGAAGCCGAGGGGGATACAGCACCAAGATTCATGTGAGTGTAGATGGGTTGGGAAATCCGCTGGAATTGAGAATAACTGGCGGAGAAAAGAGCGATATTACTCAAGGGGAAGAATTGATAGAGGGCTGGCAGAGAAAGGATACCAAAGTAATTGGGGATAAAGGATATGATGCGGATAAGTTGATTGAGAAGATAGGGGAAGCTCAAGCGGTTATTCCGCCTAAAAGGAATAGAAAGACGCAGCGGCATTATGACAAGCATCTGTATAAAGAGAGGCATTTAATCGAATGCTTTTTTCATAAGTTAAAGCAGTACCGGCATCTATTTTCTCGTTTTGACAAATTGGCCAGGAACTTCTTGAGTTTTCTCTATCTCGTCAGTGCTCTCTTTTGGCTCAAATGA